A region of the Drosophila subobscura isolate 14011-0131.10 chromosome J, UCBerk_Dsub_1.0, whole genome shotgun sequence genome:
CAGATTAAGCCACAGCTAATCACAGTctggcaaaaattaattaataaatgtcaCAAAGTGTTGGTGGAATTGTTGGAGAGGGTGTGGCATCCATGTCAGAGCTTAAAACTCCACTAATTAGAAATATCGAGTGGCGAAAAGCATGGAGGAGCACACACATCCTTATGGAACACCCACTCCgatacacacactcgtacaccCACACTcagtcacacacactcactggCAGACTCACACTTGAAAAAGTGTTGAAGCGTGAATTTTGCTTAAAAATGCCAATTACGCGAAATTCTGAAATGCATTGGATTGGGGCCAGAGCCGGGACATGGCAAGGAGACATAAGGTAAGGGGGTGCAGCACGGCAAGGGGCAATAAGGGTTGAAGGAACGAAGCGAATGATGGGGAAGCTCTGTCGCACCGCTTGTTCTTGTGTGgattttgtggcagctgctggctggctgcaaatttgttgccagTTCTGTTTTCGACTGTTGCTTGAAGTATTCCCCGCCACACACCGCAGCACAGCGACAGCCGCAGCATCTCCTGTGACGACACCCACTCGAGTGTTTGCCGTGTGACTGTGCATACGAACCAGCCCATTTGGCTCCTACAACTCCAGTCCCTTTCCTGCCTTAGCGGGCGTGTCTGAGCGGTCTACTAAATGCACAATCATGCTGCAGCTTGCCCGACAGCAGCATCAAATTGAAATCCTGCAACCAGCAAccgcaggcagaggcagcaacataTTTGTTTTGACACTTGACTTGGGGCAGCAtgatgaggcagcagcagcagcagttggagtcGGAGACGGTGCCGCAGCCATGTTGCTTTTCATTGTCAAGTTTGTGTCGAGGACTGTGCGACTAGAAATTATTATATTGGTTAATCCGCCTAAAAGCTTTGATGGGCTGCCACCACTCCTCTGTGGCACAACTCTCGAGTGgcacaaagcagcagcagcagcagcagcatatcaAAGGGTGGCACTTCCCCCCGCCAATCcctggggcagcagcagggccaaaTGGTTTCATGAGTGGCAAAGTGAGCAAGTAATtaaaaagcaagaaaatttctacacaaaaaaagagagaaaaaggaaTTTGCTCCGTTTGACGGGGACAAAGCTAAGGACGAGGAGGGGCGCTCCCCTGGACTGCTAGAGCGCTGAAAATCAAATAACCAGAAGAAATATTTGGCATAAACTGATGGAGGAGTTGGTACccattaaaagcaatttaaagaaagaaaaaaattggagtaaaaaaaataatcaaataaaaatatttcatggaaattttcttggctttttttGTGATTAAAACGCCAAaagttttttcattttcattataCAAAATTCTCTCCATTTGTTATACCCACTAATATGCCCTTTAATCCAGGGTATTCAGCGCAGAACTTTTTGAACAAGTTCCGTGAAATATTCGCGCcacttttgctcttttgcagACTCGAACCCAGACTCATGGCCCTGCCCCAAGTTCGGTTTATTGCCATCATAAAGGCCCAACTGCCGCCAACTTGGGGAGGCGGCAGCTAGGGtaggcgtggcagcagcagcagctgtgcgtGCGCGTTAATGCGTCGTTTAAGTGCCGTAAAAAGTGAACGGCACACATGACAGGCCAAGCCCACACAACCCCCATCAACATCGTCCGCCAGAAGAAGTCTATTAaagaaattttgttttgaatttgtCTAGAAAATGCCGGAGACACTTTGAGCAGGGACACGGGGCACAGGCCTCCTGTGCCTTTAAGTGCTTGCCACAAATTATTCATGAGAACAATGCCAGTCGACTGGTGACTGCTGACTGGTGACTGGTGACTGCTGATGAGGGTAGCAGGCGGGCAGCAGCCTCCCTTTGCAAGGGCGAAAACCAGTCGAATGTTTGTCTGAACAATGAACTAGTTCCCGCGCTAAGATCCTGAATAAttgaagctgcagcaggccaagGGATAAGCTGCCGCCATGATCATAATTGGTTCCGCCTCCGTGGCTCAACGCATTTCAATTGGCAGCGACGCCaaagtcaaatcaaattacGCCCCAGCACGTGCCACGAGTGCGTGGCCAGCAATGGTTTGCTTTGCCCACCCAACGGATTAGGCCACAAAAACTGGAACAGCGTCCAGCGATGTTCGCTGCATTTGTAAGCGCGACCTTCGATGGTCCAGCGACGGCGCGGCACGGCCTCCCCCTCATTCGATGTGCCAGACTGTGTCGCTTTTTGGCGTATAAAAACTGCACAGCGCCAGCAAACGAACATCAAACAGAGCTCACAGCTTCAAGCCAACACAGCCaacaaacccacaaaaaacaatccaAAAACCATCAACATGAAATACGTAAGTAGCTGAGGGACTTCCCAGCCCAAGGATTACTGTTGCTCATCTTTTTCCTTTACTCCTTTCAGTTCGCTGTTTGCTTCTTCGCtctggtggctgtggctgctgccaagcCTGGTCTTCTGGCCGCCGCTCCTCTGGCCTACACGGCACCAGCTGTGGTGGGAAGTGCCGCCTATGTGGCACCTTATGCCTCCAGCTACACTGCCCACTCGGTGGCACATAGCGCTGCCTTCCCCGCTGCCTACACCGCTCCGATTGCTGCCGCTTATACCGCACCTGTTGCCGCTCCCTTTGCCGCTGCCTACACCGCTCCAGTGGCACGTTTCGCCTCTCCCTACGCCGCTGCCTACACTGCTCCCTTTGCCTCGCCCTATGCCGCTGCCTACACCTCTCCCTTGGCCTACAGCTCGCCCCTGGCTGCTCCAGTGGCCGCTGCCTACAgcgctcctctgctgctgaaGAAGTAAATCCGCCAAAGCTCTGAccaatttgtgcaaataaagaATTTCATACATCAACAAGCCATTCACTCTcccttactctctctctttaaagtttaaacgtTTATTCTGAGCACAGAATGAACTCCAAGCTGCAGTCCATTCGAGTTGTTTGTGGCACCAATTTGTGCTCCGCTCTTGCCGCTCTTATCGAGCAGCTCATCTACTTCCCCGAAAACTTTTAGCTTGGATTAAACTTTCCATTTAAAAGGATTTCTTTTCTATATGAAATATGCTTCCTTTCGGCATTTCCTGTGCTCGCTCTCcctgccttttccttttcctttctttcctttc
Encoded here:
- the LOC117893611 gene encoding cuticle protein 18.6-like — its product is MKYFAVCFFALVAVAAAKPGLLAAAPLAYTAPAVVGSAAYVAPYASSYTAHSVAHSAAFPAAYTAPIAAAYTAPVAAPFAAAYTAPVARFASPYAAAYTAPFASPYAAAYTSPLAYSSPLAAPVAAAYSAPLLLKK